The Synchiropus splendidus isolate RoL2022-P1 chromosome 1, RoL_Sspl_1.0, whole genome shotgun sequence genome includes a window with the following:
- the LOC128752608 gene encoding basic helix-loop-helix transcription factor scleraxis-like: MKHEGFASDLDEPDSGSDTTSDGRSNSGCSPRREEEAEAGGARYSEARRRTRRRRCGGGSGGGGGGREARASGARKQRQAANARERDRTHSVNSAFSALRTLIPTEPADRKLSKIETLRLASSYISHLANVLLLADETGDGQPCLRYHNLLHGAAVLSAPPLRPICTFCLSNQRKLLRDGGKHSAAV, encoded by the exons ATGAAGCACGAGGGGTTCGCCTCTGACCTGGACGAGCCGGACAGCGGCAGCGACACCACCTCGGACGGGAGGTCCAACAGCGGATGCAGCCCTCGCAGGGAGGAAGAGGCGGAGGCCGGCGGGGCGCGCTACTCGGAGGCTCGGAGGCGCACGAGGCGGCGGAGgtgcggcggcggcagcggcggcggcggcggcgggcgaGAGGCGCGCGCGTCCGGCGCGAGGAAGCAGAGGCAAGCGGCGAACGCGCGGGAGCGGGACCGGACTCACAGCGTCAACAGCGCCTTCAGCGCGCTGCGCACGCTCATCCCCACCGAGCCCGCCGACAGGAAGCTGTCCAAGATCGAGACGCTGCGGCTGGCCTCCAGCTACATCTCTCACCTGGCCAACGTGCTGCTCCTGGCGGACGAGACCGGGGACGGACAGCCGTGTCTCCGCTACCACAACCTCCTGCACGGAGCCGCCGTGCTCAGCGCGCCCCCGCTGCGGCCCATCTGCACCTTCTGCCTCAGCAACCAGAGGAAACTG CTCCGAGACGGCGGGAAACACTCCGCAGCTGTCTGA
- the bzw1a gene encoding eIF5-mimic protein 2-A isoform X2, whose protein sequence is MQRHSLTSWWLAECWPQVFNKLIRRYKYLEKGFEEEIKKLLLFLKGFTESERNKLAMLTGILLANGNISASILSSLFNENLVKEGVSAAFAVKLFKSWINEKDINSVAGSLRKVGMDNRLMELFPANKRSCEHFSKYFTDAGLKELSDFARNQQSIGARKELQKELQEQMSRGDPQREIIAFTKEEMKKANLSEQTMISIIWTSVMSSVEWNKKEELVNQQAIKHLKQYSPLLKAFTSQGLSELSLLLKIQEYCYDNIHFMNAFQNIVVLLYKADVLSEEAILKWYTEAHLAKGKSVFLEQMKKFVEWLKNAEEESESEEEEAD, encoded by the exons ATGCAGAGACACTCTTTGACATCCTGGTGGCTGGCGGAATGCTGG CCCCAG GTTTTTAACAAGCTGATCAGGCGTTACAAGTACCTGGAAAAGGGTTTTGAAGAGGAGATCAAGAAG ttgctgctgtttttaaaggggTTCACTGAGTCTGAGCGCAACAAGCTGGCTATGCTGACTGGCATCCTGCTGGCCAATGGCAACATATCGGCCTCCATCCTGAGCAGTCTCTTCAACGAGAATCTCGTCAAAGAAG GAGTGTCAGCAGCCTTTGCTGTCAAACTGTTCAAATCTTGGATCAATGAGAAGGACATCAACTCTGTTGCTGGCAGTCTCCGCAAAGTGGGCATGGACAACCGGCTGATG GAGCTTTTTCCTGCCAACAAACGGAGCTGCGAGCATTTTTCTAAGTATTTCACCGACGCTGGGCTCAAGGAGCTCTCTGACTTTGCCCGCAACCAGCAATCTATTGGTGCCCGCAAGGAGCTTCAGAAGGAGCTCCAGGAACAGATGTCTCGTGGAGACCCGCAAAGGGAG ATTATTGCGTTCACGAAAGAGGAGATGAAAAAGGCCAACCTCTCCGAGCAGACCATGATCAGCATCATTTGGACTAGCGTGATGAGCTCGGTTGAGTGGAACAAGAAGGAAGAGCTAGTGAACCAACAAGCCATCAAACACTTGAAG CAATACAGCCCTCTGCTGAAAGCCTTCACCTCCCAGGGTCTGTCTGAGCTCAGTCTGCTGCTGAAGATCCAGGAGTACTGCTACGACAACATCCACTTCATGAATGCCTTCCAGAACATCGTGGTGCTCCTATACAAAG CGGATGTATTGAGCGAAGAGGCCATACTCAAGTGGTACACGGAAGCCCACCTCGCCAAGGGAAAAAGCGTTTTCCTCGAACAGATGAAAAAATTTGTCGAGTGGTTGAAGAACGCCGAAGAAG agtCCGagtctgaggaagaggaggcggaCTGA
- the bzw1a gene encoding eIF5-mimic protein 2-A isoform X1, producing the protein MNNQKQQKPTLTGQRFKTRKRDEKERFDPTQFQESIVQGLNKTGTDLEAVAKFLDASGAKLDYRRYAETLFDILVAGGMLAPGGTLSDDMTRTEFCLFTAQEDLETMQAYAQVFNKLIRRYKYLEKGFEEEIKKLLLFLKGFTESERNKLAMLTGILLANGNISASILSSLFNENLVKEGVSAAFAVKLFKSWINEKDINSVAGSLRKVGMDNRLMELFPANKRSCEHFSKYFTDAGLKELSDFARNQQSIGARKELQKELQEQMSRGDPQREIIAFTKEEMKKANLSEQTMISIIWTSVMSSVEWNKKEELVNQQAIKHLKQYSPLLKAFTSQGLSELSLLLKIQEYCYDNIHFMNAFQNIVVLLYKADVLSEEAILKWYTEAHLAKGKSVFLEQMKKFVEWLKNAEEESESEEEEAD; encoded by the exons ATGAATAATCAAAAGCAGCAAAAGCCAACGCTAACAGGCCAGCGTTTCAAAACGAGGAAAAGAG ATGAAAAGGAGAGATTTGACCCTACTCAGTTTCAAGAAAGTATCGTACAAGGCTTGAATAAAACTGGCACTGACTTGGAGGCGGTTGCAAAGTTCCTTGATGCCTCTGGCGCCAAGCTCGACTATCGCCGCTATGCAGAGACACTCTTTGACATCCTGGTGGCTGGCGGAATGCTGG CCCCAGGTGGAACTCTCTCCGACGACATGACCCGTACTGAATTCTGCCTTTTCACGGCACAAGAAGACCTGGAGACGATGCAAGCATATGCTCAG GTTTTTAACAAGCTGATCAGGCGTTACAAGTACCTGGAAAAGGGTTTTGAAGAGGAGATCAAGAAG ttgctgctgtttttaaaggggTTCACTGAGTCTGAGCGCAACAAGCTGGCTATGCTGACTGGCATCCTGCTGGCCAATGGCAACATATCGGCCTCCATCCTGAGCAGTCTCTTCAACGAGAATCTCGTCAAAGAAG GAGTGTCAGCAGCCTTTGCTGTCAAACTGTTCAAATCTTGGATCAATGAGAAGGACATCAACTCTGTTGCTGGCAGTCTCCGCAAAGTGGGCATGGACAACCGGCTGATG GAGCTTTTTCCTGCCAACAAACGGAGCTGCGAGCATTTTTCTAAGTATTTCACCGACGCTGGGCTCAAGGAGCTCTCTGACTTTGCCCGCAACCAGCAATCTATTGGTGCCCGCAAGGAGCTTCAGAAGGAGCTCCAGGAACAGATGTCTCGTGGAGACCCGCAAAGGGAG ATTATTGCGTTCACGAAAGAGGAGATGAAAAAGGCCAACCTCTCCGAGCAGACCATGATCAGCATCATTTGGACTAGCGTGATGAGCTCGGTTGAGTGGAACAAGAAGGAAGAGCTAGTGAACCAACAAGCCATCAAACACTTGAAG CAATACAGCCCTCTGCTGAAAGCCTTCACCTCCCAGGGTCTGTCTGAGCTCAGTCTGCTGCTGAAGATCCAGGAGTACTGCTACGACAACATCCACTTCATGAATGCCTTCCAGAACATCGTGGTGCTCCTATACAAAG CGGATGTATTGAGCGAAGAGGCCATACTCAAGTGGTACACGGAAGCCCACCTCGCCAAGGGAAAAAGCGTTTTCCTCGAACAGATGAAAAAATTTGTCGAGTGGTTGAAGAACGCCGAAGAAG agtCCGagtctgaggaagaggaggcggaCTGA
- the LOC128752501 gene encoding semaphorin-5B-like: MAVSGWMAGTLLLTGLLFLCPRSCPSEKLQIKPVDCTRKEHPVVGHQALKQWVSEFSHPGVKDFSQLVLDLSRNQLIVGARNFLFRLSINNVSLLQAAEWAPDEDIRRSCQSKGKSEEECQNYIRVLSLTGMTLFTCGTNAFTPICMTRQIDNIGEVLDTVNGVARCPYDPRHNSTAMVTETGALYAATVIDFSGRDPVIYRSLGNIPPLRTAQYNSKWLNEPHFVSVYEIERFAYFFLRETAVENDCGKTVFSRVARVCKNDMGGRFLLEDTWTTFMKARLNCSRSGEIPFYYNELQSTFYEPKQNLIYGIFTTNVNSLSASAVCAFNMSGITQAFNGPFRFQENPRTAWLSTPNPIPNFQCGTLEEDGPGENLTERSLQDAQRLFLMNDVVQPVTVNPLLSQDNLRFSKLVVDTVQGKEDLYHVLYIGTEYGTILKTLASTDKNLRGCFLEELRILPEGQIGPIKSLRLLEADRSLFVGYDDRLVKIPLERCSSYLSESHCIEARDPYCGWDLKEKRCTTLQESSNINHWRQNISQCPVRNLTQDGGFGPWTPWQACNHNDGEGVISNCMCRSRSCDGPVAQCGGVECKGPTIQVANCSRNGGWTPWSSWGQCSSTCGIGFEVRQRSCNNPSPRHGGRVCVGQGREERLCNERKPCPLPVLWTPWGSWAHCSAECGGGVHSRTRTCENGNSCPGCALEYKACNLESCPEVRRNTPWTPWMPVNVSLDGSRQEQRFRYTCRALLSEPQLLQLGRKKMENRFCPNDGTGGCQTDSLVKDLVRTSSRTSSQPRGAHWGSWETWSSCSQECSRGFRSRKRGCSSAEGRTNPSLCVGAPVEYQDCNMQPCRANGAWSCWSSWSQCSALCGGGHYQRTRACNNPAPANGGKLCLGLHTEEALCNTHLCGVDFSDWTQWGDCDDQGLQHRVRRCGEDQRAGVQPCQGNITQSRPCRAHEVPVILPGQEDENCGSFTVFQLIAVGMASFFAAGLLSALVFTYCHHLNRASAESAVIHPSTPNHLTYNKQDNTVPKNEKYIAMEFKTLNKNNLRVNEETCNHFPAPLPSSNMFTATYYPPNLSKYDFHQDSPCRTYRHS; the protein is encoded by the exons ATGGCAGTTTCAGGCTGGATGGCAGGGaccctcctcctcactggcctaCTCTTCCTATGTCCGCGTTCCTGTCCGTCCGAAAAGCTGCAAATCAAGCCCGTAGACTGCACCCGAAAAGAGCACCCAGTGGTCGGCCATCAAG CGCTGAAGCAGTGGGTGTCTGAGTTCTCCCATCCCGGCGTGAAAGATTTCTCCCAGTTGGTTCTGGACCTGAGCAGAAACCAACTTATTGTTGGAGCGAG AAACTTCCTCTTCAGATTGAGTATAAACAACGTCTCCCTCTTGCAG GCGGCTGAGTGGGCACCTGATGAAGACATCCGACGTTCATGTCAGAGCAAGGGAAAGTCAGAG GAGGAGTGTCAAAACTACATTCGTGTTTTGTCACTCACTGGGATGACTCTTTTCACATGTGGGACAAACGCTTTCACTCCCATTTGCATGACAAGGCAG ATTGACAACATTGGTGAAGTGTTAGACACGGTAAACGGTGTGGCCCGCTGTCCCTACGACCCCCGTCACAACTCCACTGCCATGGTCACTGAGACTGGCGCGTTGTATGCAGCCACTGTGATCGACTTCTCCGGACGGGATCCAGTCATCTACAGAAGTCTGGGGAATATTCCGCCACTGCGAACAGCTCAATACAATTCCAAATGGCTCAATG AACCTCACTTTGTGTCAGTGTATGAGATCGAGCGGTTTGCCTACTTCTTCCTGCGGGAAACGGCTGTTGAAAACGACTGCGGGAAGACGGTGTTCTCTCGAGTGGCCCGGGTGTGCAAGAATGACATGGGCGGTCGTTTCCTCTTGGAAGACACCTGGACCACCTTCATGAAGGCTCGACTCAACTGCTCCCGCTCGGGAGAAATCCCCTTTTACTACAATGAGCTTCAAAGCACCTTCTACGAGCCCAAGCAGAACCTGATCTACGGCATCTTCACGACCAATGT CAACAGCTTGTCAGCCTCTGCAGTTTGTGCTTTCAACATGAGCGGCATAACTCAAGCCTTCAATGGACCCTTCCGCTTCCAAGAGAACCCCAGAACAGCATGGCTGTCCACACCGAATCCCATTCCAAATTTTCAG TGTGGGACACTGGAGGAGGATGGGCCTGGGGAGAACCTGACAGAAAGAAGTCTCCAGGACGCTCAGAGGCTCTTCCTGATGAACGACGTGGTCCAGCCCGTGACCGTCAACCCTCTGCTCAGCCAGGACAATTTGCGGTTTTCTAAGTTAGTGGTGGACACGGTGCAGGGCAAAGAGGACCTCTACCATGTCCTTTACATTGGGACAG AATACGGCACCATCCTGAAGACTCTCGCCTCCACCGACAAAAACCTCCGTGGATGCTTCCTGGAGGAACTCAGGATCCTTCCTGAGGGCCAAATTGGACCAATCAAGAGCCTCAGGTTACTTGAGGCAGACAGGTCTCTCTTTGTGGGATACGATGACAGACTGGTGAAGATCCCGTTAGAGCGCTGTTCCAGCTACCTAAGTGAAAG TCATTGCATAGAAGCTCGTGACCCCTACTGTGGCTGGGATCTCAAAGAGAAGAGGTGCACCACACTCCAGGAGAGCAGCAACATCAACCACTGGAGGCAAAACATCAGCCAGTGTCCA GTGAGAAACCTCACGCAGGATGGTGGCTTTGGCCCTTGGACACCGTGGCAAGCGTGTAACCACAACGACGGAGAGGGCGTCATTAGTAACTGTATGTGCCGGTCCCGCTCATGCGACGGACCGGTGGCCCAGTGTGGTGGAGTCGAATGCAAGGGTCCAACCATCCAGGTGGCAAACTGTTCAAG GAATGGAGGTTGGACTCCATGGTCCTCATGGGGCCAGTGCAGCAGCACTTGTGGTATTGGTTTTGAGGTGAGACAGCGGTCGTGCAACAACCCCTCTCCACGTCACGGCGGCCGTGTCTGTGTGGGCCAAGGTCGTGAGGAGAG GTTGTGCAATGAGAGGAAGCCTTGCCCACTGCCAGTGCTGTGGACGCCGTGGGGATCCTGGGCTCACTGCAGTGCTGAATGTGGCGGCGGGGTGCACTCCAGAACTAGAACTTGTGAGAATGGAAACAGCTGTCCGGGATGTGCACTG GAATATAAGGCGTGTAATTTGGAATCGTGCCCAGAGGTTCGGCGAAACACCCCGTGGACTCCTTGGATGCCAGTTAATGTTAGCCTCGACGGATCCCGCCAAGAGCAGAGGTTCCGATACACTTGTCGAGCACTTCTGTCCGAGccgcagctgctccagctgggAAGGAAAAAGATGGAGAATCGGTTTTGTCCCAACGATGGAACTGGAGGATGTCAAACAGATT CTCTGGTGAAAGACTTGgtcagaaccagcagcaggacCTCGTCGCAGCCCAGAGGAGCTCACTGGGGCTCTTGGGAGACGTGGTCCAGCTGTTCCCAGGAGTGTTCAAGAGGTTTTCGAAGCCGTAAACGAGGATGCTCATCGGCAGAGGGCCGGACAAATCCCAGCCTGTGTGTCGGGGCCCCAGTGGAATACCAGGACTGTAACATGCAACCATGCCGAG CAAACGGGGCTTGGTCTTGCTGGTCTTCCTGGTCCCAGTGCTCCGCCCTCTGTGGGGGTGGCCACTATCAACGCACTCGCGCGTGCAACAATCCGGCCCCGGCTAATGGTGGAAAACTCTGTTTAGGCCTCCACACAGAAGAAGCACTGTGCAACACACATTTATGTGGAG TGGATTTCAGTGACTGGACTCAGTGGGGGGACTGCGATGACCAGGGTCTTCAGCACCGCGTACGTCGCTGTGGTGAGGACCAGCGAGCCGGGGTCCAGCCCTGCCAGGGCAACATCACCCAGTCCAGGCCGTGCAGGGCTCATGAGGTCCCAG TCATTTTACCAGGACAGGAGGATGAGAACTGTGGAT CCTTCACCGTGTTCCAGCTGATAGCAGTAGGAATGGCCAGTTTCTTTGCAGCCGGACTTCTCTCTGCTCTGGTCTTCACCTACTGCCACCACCTGAACCGGGCgtcagctgagtcagcagtcaTCCACCCCAGCACACCAAACCACCTCACCTACAACAAGCAAGACAACACTGTGCCAAAGAACGAGAAGTACATCGCCATGGAGTTTAAG ACGCTCAACAAGAATAACCTCCGCGTGAATGAGGAGACCTGCAACCACTTCCCGGCTCCTCTGCCCTCCAGCAACATGTTCACCGCCACCTACTACCCGCCCAACCTCAGCAAGTATGACTTCCACCAAGACTCTCCCTGCAGGACATACAGGCACAGCtga